The genome window aaataaaatttttagtgAAGACATGAATGCTGCAGGGAAAATGCCACTTCATCTTCTTCTAAGTGAAACTAATTAATGTATCATTCAAAAGCATACAGCAGGCATAAATAATGAGCATAATGTCAAAAGGCGTTGAGCAGAAAACCCTCCCTGCCCTGGAGGCGGGGATTTGCTCCACAAAGCCTCCAGTCAGGCCGATGGCTGATTAGACCAGTtagagcttttgtttttttgtttttttcccctgtgaCATGTGCTTTAGTTGCAGTGGAAAGGAAATGTGTCATCTGTGGTTTGGTTTTAAAACTGGAAAGCTAGCCGTACATATCCTTTTTTACTGCAGATTTACTTTTAAGGTTCATGATCTCTAAGTCTGTTATGTTGTAAGTTACATGGAAGCTGTGCTTCAAGACAAGAAAAGAAGTGGCTTATTAAAATCAGGTTATAATCAGATCTTGACAAGCATTTTGTAAGGTAGGTCATATATATGGTTTTCTTATGCCTTTCATTTACAATTTCGTACAGTTTGGTGTTCAAGGAAGTGCTTTCTAACAGAAGCTAAGAATCTTACTAACAAAGTAGAATCAGAAGGACTGAGAGTGTATGCTGTTTCTCTCTGTCCTAgaatttaaattagaaatataaagatTTACCATCAACAGAGTTTTAAATTAGGGTTAGGAAGGACAGTGACTTGGAAAAttgtatttgttatttaaaaaaaaacagaagtgcCTCAATGCTTAGGCAttgaaattttattgaaaatgatCAGAGATAAAGAAAACTGACAACATAACTTGGCCTCCATAGCATAAATTAGGGATGTAGAAACACTGCTCTATTCTCAGACATTTGTAAGGGTAAGAAAGtctcattttgttgacagtttgtTTATTTGGGGATGACAGTACCTCTGGATGAAGACAATCAACAGCAGGCCTATTATCTACCCCGGGGTAAGCACTGGAAAAATGTGTATGAATACTACGATGTATACTACACTGTTAACAAACTAATGTGACAAGAATAACccactttaaataattttagcatCTAATGCAGAAGTCCAGTCTCATATAGGACTTGCTACCtcaatttaaagtatttttctttatgaaagaATCGAGTATCCACAGATGTGTCTTCAACCTAAAAATAGAAGCTGAGCTCTTTTATATAAAAGTCCGTGCAAAATATCTGTAACGATATGTTAAAGATCAAATCCAAAAAGTAATCTTAATTCTAAAACATATAATAGTTTTTCCCCTCCCTATTAATAAAAAATGTCACATCAGAGGTTAGTTTCCAGTTAGCCTTGTTTATTATGTGCTTTTGTTTATATAACATATCACTTTTGTTATTCTCAATCTGTATATTGATAGTATACAAATATCCtcctagacctactgaatcagaatctgtactTAAAAAAGACTCCTATGcacaaattcaagaaaaattctataaaataaataaggttcTTAAATAGGCAATTTCATTTAGTAAATCTCAGGAGAATAATCTAGTTTTTGCTTCTAGTTCCCTCAAATAAGTGCTAACAACAAAATGCTCTAACAAAAAATAGGTCAAACTAGAACGTTAAAAGAGAGCTCAATAATGGTGCTGAATCTTTCCTGCTGGTTTACCAATACCTGGAACAGATATGCCAGTTCTATTTTAATCTTCAATCATATGGCTAATAATGAAAATTAGGAACCAACTTGTCCCCTTTTTGTACTGGCTTCTAGGGAGCTCAGAGCCAAAACTGAAATCCGACTTCTTCATTTATATGCTGAgtctcttctaatctgctttgaCTTCCCACTTCAGTCTAAATCCCCATGATCTTGAAGCTCTATGTCTATTTtattgtacaatttttttttagaaattatgtCATAATATTCATATACAACATTAGCCATAAATGATGGAAAGAGTAAATAATTCTTGTTGAACTTTTGAGATTATTCAGAAGATACCTGCCTCTTTCTTTTAATGCCAGATTTTTAGGCTGAGAAAACTGGCATGCCTTTGCTTTCAGAAATCCACAATAAGTCAGGGGACATAGGAGTGAAAAGACAGGACCACCACCATAAAATTGTTTTCACAAATATCAGCTTTATTCTAAGCTTCAAGATAAAATAACacccaagaagaaaacaggaCCCCATGAATTCTTACTTCAAGTCCATTTTCTATTGGTTGCCACAACACTTCTCCTTTCCCAACTAAAAACAAGAAACCCCAAAACGCCATTTGCATTTTCTGTTCATACATGAAGCAAAATGTTCAAGGCCACATTCCTCTTTTACTATGAAGATTGGTGACACGTTTGTTAGAGGGTGGGGAGTTTCTGCAAAAAGAATCCTTTActggtcaggaaaaaaaaaaggaggaatccaaaaagtaaaagcagaAGTATCTGCCTCGAAGTTTAACATGCTTGAGGAGAAAACCATGGTATTCAGTTTACAATGATTAACAGTTATTTGTAATGTTAACTTCTACCACTTAAAGGAATAACAGAAATTAaatcatttctttatatatagCCTAAtcgaaaaaaaaatcagttgagaaTGAATTTAAACAGGATAGCAAATGTTAGGCTTCAGTTTGTAACTTACTTGTAACAATCAGTATCTTTCAACTACAATTACCAAAACTAAGAACCATTATTCTTTTACAAATTAACAGATTATATTACTATTTCAACAGAGTACCAGTATATTCATGAACATGGACCACATAAGACATTACCTGCATCTTGCCTTTCTGATGAcaacagttttttctttgtctcttggaaCAAAAGCAAACTATAGCCATCTGTGGGCTCACAACACTACTGTCTGGGATCCAGATATTCAAAATAAGACAGGCAGACACCAAAATGAAAACCTTAACGCAAACCCTACAACTCCTGAAGCAGATAAAAAAGGTAATTCTACAAACATGCCTGAAATAGCATCATCATCCCACATCGTATCTTTAACTCCTAAATCTGATCTGGAGCTTCATATACCTTCCGTTTTCCGGAACTGTTCTCCAACAGTACAGAGCATCAAAAACACGAGCAATAACCACaatgaaattttcaaaaaagATTCCTGTGAGGAGAACAACAAAATGGCTATGCTAGTTTGCTTAATTATAATTGCAgtgctttttcttctctgtacccTTCTGTTTCTATCAACTGTGGTTCTGGCAAACAAAGTCTCATCTCTCAGACGATCAAAACAAGTAGGCAAGCGTCAGCCTAGAAGCAATGGTGATTTTCTGGCAAGCAGTGGTCTCTGGCCTGCTGAATCAGATACTTGGAAAAGAGCAAAGCAGCTCACAGGCCCCAGCCTAATGATGCAATCTACTGGAGTGCTCACAGctacaagggaaagaaaagatgaagaaGGAGCCGAGAAGCTCACTAACTAAGAGATGCTTTAGTGAAGAAAAATGCAAAGCAGCAATGAGACAGTTTATGAAGTAAAAATGAAGTCAGCGTGATATTTAATGCCAACATGTTGGTTGGTCTGATGTCTAAAATTTGAGATGGCAGGCTTGCGATCTGAACCAAGCAGGTGAGAAGGACAGAAGTAGGCCTGCCTACTTAATTACTTAAACTGTGTGTTTTAGGTCTgacactgaatattttaaaaagcaaataataaaacgATCTACCATTTGGGAAAGGTTTTAAAGACTAGTTGAAGGAACTAAGAGAAGTAGAAAGGGACAATTAAGTAGTTCCTGTTCAACAATAGTAGTCAGATGATCTTTGTCTGAATGTAATTTAACTTTGAAGAGTTTCACAGTATGCCCTTAGGAGCAAGTATATGCTTCAACATCTAACAGAGGTCAAGTTATTAATGCATAGAGTTGAACTGTATAGTTCAATGGTACTTGTCAGCTGAATACGACGGGATCCGTACCAGCTCACATATCAATACAGCTAATTTTATGCTAGATGTTTTAATCTTAACTATGGCACACTTGTTTTTctactataaatatttaattaaaactcTTAATTTTGTATAATAAATTAAGATTTGTTAGAATAAAATTGACTGTATATCTGCATTCACATCATTATCTTAGAGAACACCATGAAGATCAATAAGAAATGGAGCATAACCGAAACAGATGAGGTTTACAGCCTCACCAGAAGACTGAGTATAACTGTAAAGCATATCTTACTGTTTAAGTGTAACACACCTCTATTCCATAAATACTGCTTACTGGGTTATTTATAGCAAATATCCAAAGGCTGATTAATTTTTGGACTTCAGGATGCCAAGTGGCCTAATAAATgaccaatttaatttttttactatcGACTGTGACATGAACAAAGAaaagatgtgtatgtgtgtgtgcttgttcAGGTAATTGTTTAACCTTTAAAGAAATCAGATTCAAGTAAAATAatgatttacatttaaatcaaCACTTACATATTCAATTAAATATACTACAGAAGTTGGTCTGAGACTTCCCAACTATATATATGTACTGAAATGGATAAGGCCAtactcattaattttaaaaatctcacccTTACTGAGCATTTATTCTGGGCAATATGCTAGCCATTTaaggaaagattttattttctttttttccaagtatGACCATAACCTTACTCTCCTTTCTAGGTTAGTGGTTCTCATCCTGGCTGAGTATCACAATCACCTcaggagttttaaaaattcaccaaTGCCTAATTTCCACCCTCTCCTCTAATTTAACAGGAACAGGATGAGCTCCAGGCATTGGTAATTTCTGAATAATTCCCTAGTGATACTGCTCTCAATCATCAATTCACTTAAGTTCCATGGCTCAAAGATCTAGGTTACCTCTTAACAGTTTATTaccaatttgttaaaaaaaatccattccttAAACAATATATCATAATTATATTATTCCAGTTAATGCTAAATGTCaacaaagtaaaaaggaaagcaaGAGAATCCTTATGCCAACTAAGGTGACATCAGGTTATCTTTTGAGGGGTAAAAAGGACCAGACTGTAAATGAAACTTGGCAGAGCTCCTGTCTAGCGCAAACTGAAAACTTGAGATTGTGTACTAGAACAAGTAGTGACAACACAAAGCAGTCCTTGACTCAAGTGTCATAAATACTCTTCagaggaaattaaaacaaagtagtggcttcttaaaaataagaaattaactaGGGAACTGCTTTCATATTAAGTATATGGGTCAAACACTGCAGGAATATTTACAATTCATCACTCACCATCTTGACTATTAAACATACACCCTCAGAATGATGCCATCCAATGATAGCTCATGACCAAACAGAAGTGGTTCCTTGATAAGTGTTTAAAGATGACAGGTTAAGATATGTTTTGAATTAAGATTTTAACAAGTTATTTTTTTACAAAGACACTTTTGTTTTCTACCCCTAGATATTATAATCAACACACTTAATTCCAGGATTTTAAAATAG of Manis javanica isolate MJ-LG chromosome 4, MJ_LKY, whole genome shotgun sequence contains these proteins:
- the EVI2A gene encoding protein EVI2A isoform X1, with protein sequence MKTINSRPIIYPGSTSIFMNMDHIRHYLHLAFLMTTVFSLSLGTKANYSHLWAHNTTVWDPDIQNKTGRHQNENLNANPTTPEADKKGNSTNMPEIASSSHIVSLTPKSDLELHIPSVFRNCSPTVQSIKNTSNNHNEIFKKDSCEENNKMAMLVCLIIIAVLFLLCTLLFLSTVVLANKVSSLRRSKQVGKRQPRSNGDFLASSGLWPAESDTWKRAKQLTGPSLMMQSTGVLTATRERKDEEGAEKLTN
- the EVI2A gene encoding protein EVI2A isoform X2: MNMDHIRHYLHLAFLMTTVFSLSLGTKANYSHLWAHNTTVWDPDIQNKTGRHQNENLNANPTTPEADKKGNSTNMPEIASSSHIVSLTPKSDLELHIPSVFRNCSPTVQSIKNTSNNHNEIFKKDSCEENNKMAMLVCLIIIAVLFLLCTLLFLSTVVLANKVSSLRRSKQVGKRQPRSNGDFLASSGLWPAESDTWKRAKQLTGPSLMMQSTGVLTATRERKDEEGAEKLTN